The following coding sequences are from one Halobacteriovorax sp. JY17 window:
- the bcp gene encoding thioredoxin-dependent thiol peroxidase, giving the protein MSLPKVGNLAPAFTMVNQNGEKVSLKDFKGKKNVVLYFYPKAMTPGCTVQAQGIRDSKAILKKLNTVVLGVSPDEEKRLVKFIERDELNFDLLSDPEHKITEKYGCWALKKFMGKEYMGVVRTTFIIGKDGKLLHIMDKFKTKTHHDDLIEWLNVNL; this is encoded by the coding sequence ATGTCACTTCCAAAAGTAGGTAATTTAGCACCAGCATTTACAATGGTTAATCAAAATGGTGAAAAAGTCTCTCTTAAGGACTTTAAGGGTAAGAAGAATGTTGTTCTCTATTTCTACCCAAAGGCAATGACACCTGGTTGCACTGTTCAAGCTCAGGGGATCAGAGATAGTAAAGCTATTCTTAAGAAGTTAAATACTGTTGTGCTAGGGGTTTCTCCTGATGAAGAAAAGAGGCTTGTAAAATTCATTGAAAGAGATGAGCTAAATTTTGATTTACTTTCAGATCCTGAACATAAAATTACTGAGAAGTATGGTTGTTGGGCCTTAAAAAAGTTTATGGGAAAAGAGTATATGGGCGTTGTTAGAACGACTTTTATAATCGGAAAAGACGGAAAGCTACTTCATATTATGGATAAGTTCAAAACTAAGACGCATCATGATGATCTAATTGAATGGCTTAACGTTAATCTTTAA